CACTGCGCCCAGCCGGTAATGGATCGCTTCGGCGTTCCGGCGACGGCTCGGGCGTCGCTCGCGCTCTACAACAACCGCGACGACATCGATCGTCTGGTCGCGGGGCTCCGGCTGGTCCGGGAGGTTTTCGCGTGAGCGTCGATCCCGCTCTGCGCGAGCTCTATCAGGAAGTGATTCTCGACCACAGCAAGAACCCGAGAAACTTCCACGAGATCACCGAGGCCACCCACAGCGCGAAGGGCGAAAACCCGCTTTGCGGCGACCGACTCAGCTTGTACCTCGTCGTCGACGAGGGCGTCATCCGCGACGTGGGCTTTAGAGGCGCCGGCTGCGCCATCTCGACGGCTTCCGCCTCCATGATGTCCGAGATACTCAAGGAAAAGACCGAAGAGGAGGCGCAGACGATTTTCTCGGCCTTTCACGATCTCGTCACCGGGAAGACAGAGGACGAAACTCTGGGAAAGCTTGCCGTTTTCGCCGGCGTGCGCGATTATCCGGTTCGGGTGAAATGCGCGACTCTCGCCTGGCACACGATGCGTGCAGCGCTTTCGCGCAAAGAAGAGGCGGTCTCTACGGAGTAGACGATGCAAGAAGCGAACGAGTCGAAAGACCCGAGTCTCCAGGAGCGAATCGTCGAAGTGCTCAAGACCTGCTACGACCCCGAGATCCCGGTCGATATCTACGAGCTTGGCCTGATCTACGACGTGCAGGTGAACGACGAAGGTGACGTGTCCATCGACATGACCCTGACCTCACCGGCCTGCCCCGCAGCGGGATCCTTGCCTCCCGAGGTGGAGACCAAAGTCGGCACCCTCGAGGGAGTCAAATCGGTCAAGGTAAGCGTCGTCTGGGAGCCGATCTGGACGCCGGAGAAGATGACCGAAGCCGCAAAGCTCCAGTTGGGGATGTTCTGAGCTCGTCCCAGCATTCCGCATCGGAGGATTCCTCGGAGGTCCCGACCCATGCCGTCCCTCGCGATTCTCGTCTTTCTGGCTTCTCTCCAGACCGAGCAAGGAGCTCTGAGCATCGAAGCGATCTTTGGCGACGAGCTTTCGGTTCCTTCTCCATCCGAGGTGAGATGGACGCCCGATGGGAACCTGAGCTACTTCCTGTCGGCGGGTGAGTCCGGGCGCGACCTGTGGCTCTTCGATACGACCACTGGTGAGAAGCACGTTCTCGTTGGCTCCGACGAGCTTCGGGCGATGGCGCCTTCTGCCACGGAGGCCACGACCGACGAGCGCGAGCGCACTCGGAGGACCCGCTTCCAGGTCCCCGACTATCACTGGGCTCCCGTGGGCGAGTCGCTGCTCTTTACCAGTTCGGGACAGATTCTCGTCCACGACGTTCGAACGCAGAAGACGAGGCGCCTGGCCCCGGACAAGACGCCAGTTCTCGATCCCAAGTTCTCTCCTGACGGACGGTCGATCGCTTTCCTGTACGAGCACGACCTCTGGGTCGTCTCCGCAGAGGGGGCCCCCGAGCGCCGGCTGACGTTCGGAGGCAGCGAGAACGTCCTCCACGGGGAGCTCGACTGGGTCTATCCCGAGGAGCTCGATGTCCGGACCGGCTATTCCTGGTCGCCCGATTCCCGGCGCATTGCCTATCTCGAGCTCGACGAGACGCTGGTTCCGACCTATCCCATCACCGAGGAAGTTTCGCGCCAGGCCACGGTCGATCTGCAACGCTATCCCAAGCCGGGCGATCCCAACCCGAGAGTGCGCGTCGGCATCGTCGACGTCGCCACGGCCCGCACCGTTTGGATCGACCGCGCCGACGAGTACATCCCTCGCGTCGACTGGGTCGATGCAGACCGGCTCTCCGTCCAGCTGCTCGATCGCGATCAGGAACGGCTCGAGCTCATCGAGGTCGATCCCGTGACCGGCCGGTCCCGATCGATTCTCGTGGAGGAGAGTCCCTACTGGATCAACGTGAGCGACGACCTGAGCTACTTCGAATCGGGCAGTGCCTTCCTCTGGACGTCGGAGCGCACGGGGTTCCGACATATCTATCTCTACCGCGACGGAAAACTGGCTTCTCCGCTCACGAAAGGGGATTGGCAGGTCGATTCCATCGCCGGGCTCGACGAGGCGAACGGGGTCGTCTACTTTACGGCGAACCGCGACAACCCCATCGGCAAA
This Vicinamibacteria bacterium DNA region includes the following protein-coding sequences:
- a CDS encoding SUF system NifU family Fe-S cluster assembly protein, encoding MSVDPALRELYQEVILDHSKNPRNFHEITEATHSAKGENPLCGDRLSLYLVVDEGVIRDVGFRGAGCAISTASASMMSEILKEKTEEEAQTIFSAFHDLVTGKTEDETLGKLAVFAGVRDYPVRVKCATLAWHTMRAALSRKEEAVSTE
- a CDS encoding SUF system Fe-S cluster assembly protein — encoded protein: MQEANESKDPSLQERIVEVLKTCYDPEIPVDIYELGLIYDVQVNDEGDVSIDMTLTSPACPAAGSLPPEVETKVGTLEGVKSVKVSVVWEPIWTPEKMTEAAKLQLGMF
- a CDS encoding DPP IV N-terminal domain-containing protein → MPSLAILVFLASLQTEQGALSIEAIFGDELSVPSPSEVRWTPDGNLSYFLSAGESGRDLWLFDTTTGEKHVLVGSDELRAMAPSATEATTDERERTRRTRFQVPDYHWAPVGESLLFTSSGQILVHDVRTQKTRRLAPDKTPVLDPKFSPDGRSIAFLYEHDLWVVSAEGAPERRLTFGGSENVLHGELDWVYPEELDVRTGYSWSPDSRRIAYLELDETLVPTYPITEEVSRQATVDLQRYPKPGDPNPRVRVGIVDVATARTVWIDRADEYIPRVDWVDADRLSVQLLDRDQERLELIEVDPVTGRSRSILVEESPYWINVSDDLSYFESGSAFLWTSERTGFRHIYLYRDGKLASPLTKGDWQVDSIAGLDEANGVVYFTANRDNPIGKDFYRVNLDGSNLERLTDGIGTHDIDLDPSFESYLDEFSSMTDPGGTTLRRVSGNGEHAFHEPRSLDELDLVKPEWRLLDTPDGAKIGLLLMKPRRLEPGKKYPLVVYVYGMPGVPTIRDSWAGSRYLFHQFLVQQGYVVAQIDDRTS